From Deinococcus malanensis, the proteins below share one genomic window:
- a CDS encoding dipeptidase has translation MQVSPGLLIDGHLDLAMNALNGRDLTLPLETLRAADPVEGQTATVSFPELRQAGTRVCLGTLFAMPRNAEAPDGYTDAAGARRQALAQLDQYRRWEDQGHITLLADAQAVAAHLMAADAPLGVVLLMEGADPVRDEHDLSFWMEAGVRIIGPAWGATRYAGGTGAPGPLTAAGMALVTAMRDLGLTVDTSHLDDAAFWDVVEIGPRLIASHSNARAKMARPDGRPASNRHLSDEMARAVAAAGGVVGLVYLSSFLQPGWNPGDVRAPLEVLADHARHYAELIGWDRVVLGTDMDGGYGQQKCPAGVDRYADVPRLLDLLPEEVRAGVGGGNWARWLSSCL, from the coding sequence ATGCAGGTCTCTCCCGGACTGCTGATCGACGGCCACCTGGACCTCGCCATGAACGCCCTGAATGGCCGGGATCTGACCCTTCCCCTCGAGACGCTGCGCGCAGCCGACCCGGTGGAAGGACAGACGGCCACTGTGTCGTTTCCGGAACTGCGTCAGGCCGGAACGCGCGTGTGTCTGGGCACGCTCTTTGCCATGCCCCGCAACGCAGAGGCGCCGGACGGCTACACGGACGCCGCAGGCGCGCGGCGCCAGGCCCTGGCCCAGCTGGACCAGTACCGCCGCTGGGAGGATCAGGGGCACATTACGCTGCTCGCGGACGCCCAGGCGGTGGCGGCGCATCTGATGGCGGCTGATGCGCCGCTGGGCGTGGTGCTGCTGATGGAGGGCGCCGACCCTGTCCGCGACGAACATGACCTCAGCTTCTGGATGGAGGCCGGGGTCAGGATCATTGGTCCCGCGTGGGGCGCCACCCGCTACGCCGGGGGCACCGGGGCGCCGGGTCCGCTGACCGCGGCAGGAATGGCCCTGGTCACGGCGATGCGTGATCTCGGCCTGACTGTCGATACCTCTCATCTGGATGACGCGGCGTTCTGGGACGTGGTGGAGATCGGCCCGCGCCTGATTGCGTCACACTCGAATGCCCGGGCGAAAATGGCGCGGCCGGACGGCAGGCCGGCGAGCAACCGCCACCTGAGTGACGAGATGGCCCGCGCGGTGGCGGCGGCCGGCGGCGTGGTGGGGCTGGTGTACCTCAGCAGTTTTCTGCAGCCCGGCTGGAATCCTGGCGACGTGCGGGCCCCGCTGGAAGTGCTCGCGGACCATGCCCGGCACTACGCGGAGCTGATTGGCTGGGACCGGGTGGTGCTGGGCACCGATATGGACGGGGGGTACGGGCAGCAGAAATGCCCGGCTGGAGTTGACCGCTATGCGGACGTGCCACGGCTGCTGGACCTGCTCCCTGAAGAGGTACGGGCCGGCGTAGGCGGGGGCAACTGGGCGCGCTGGCTGAGCAGCTGCCTCTGA
- a CDS encoding C40 family peptidase → MTITLPDRRNHAFDPDVHVAEEALRGQLPEGQWRYVAPRPMWAAQRLSLRSGPDVRGSQVTEALAGEPLQLLWENAEGWAHVRTLHDRYLGWARMTELVHQPPQGESLRVTALRGHAFAGPKVSQPVLAELAYGARVFRTGGEVVEEGRRRWQPVELPDGRGAWVQEVVLAPPKEADPVAFALRFLEAPYLWGGRSAWGLDCSGLTQTVYAACGHDLPRDADQQQQVLTPVETPLPGDLAFFPGHVGLMIDARRMIHANATHMSVTIETLGEGDYGARLQASCTGFGRWPG, encoded by the coding sequence ATGACCATCACGCTGCCCGACCGCCGCAACCACGCCTTCGATCCGGACGTCCATGTGGCCGAGGAGGCGCTGCGCGGTCAGTTGCCGGAAGGCCAGTGGCGGTATGTGGCACCCCGGCCCATGTGGGCGGCGCAGCGCCTCAGCCTGCGCTCCGGGCCTGACGTCCGGGGTTCCCAGGTGACGGAGGCCCTGGCGGGGGAGCCGCTGCAACTGCTGTGGGAAAACGCCGAGGGCTGGGCCCATGTCCGCACCCTGCACGACCGGTACCTGGGATGGGCCCGGATGACTGAGCTGGTGCACCAGCCACCCCAGGGCGAAAGCCTGCGGGTCACGGCGCTGCGGGGCCACGCGTTCGCCGGGCCCAAGGTCAGCCAGCCGGTGCTGGCCGAACTGGCTTATGGGGCGCGGGTGTTCCGCACCGGTGGAGAAGTGGTGGAGGAAGGACGCCGCCGCTGGCAGCCCGTTGAACTGCCGGATGGCCGCGGTGCCTGGGTCCAGGAGGTGGTCCTCGCGCCACCCAAAGAGGCCGACCCGGTCGCATTTGCCCTGCGCTTCCTGGAGGCGCCCTATCTTTGGGGCGGGCGAAGCGCCTGGGGTCTGGACTGCAGCGGGCTGACCCAGACGGTGTATGCGGCGTGCGGCCATGATCTGCCCAGGGACGCCGATCAGCAGCAGCAGGTTCTGACCCCGGTCGAGACTCCCTTGCCGGGGGATCTGGCGTTCTTTCCAGGGCATGTGGGCCTGATGATTGACGCCCGGCGCATGATTCATGCCAATGCCACCCACATGTCCGTGACCATCGAAACCCTGGGCGAAGGCGACTACGGGGCCAGGCTTCAGGCCAGCTGCACCGGATTCGGCCGGTGGCCGGGATGA
- a CDS encoding dipeptide epimerase encodes MSAGAPMVTWETLELHTAQPFGIARWTHSVYPRTFVTLSQGGLSGQGEAAPNAFYGETRGTVEAVLPLLAEALTDPWDWDGLHAAMGTRMPHDHPSVKCALEMAAVEWCAQAAGVPVWRLLGLSPAPLPESSYTVSLAPLPDMRRQAREAVGRGHGVLKVKLGTGQDEDILEALREEAPEVALRVDANAAWTRARAKRMLGLLEAARVEFVEQPLAAGDLEGHAMLRAVSPVPIVADESLHHVSDVVALAQAFDGVNLKLAKLGGPLQTLRALRLARAHGLQVMMGCMIESSLGIAAAAHLAGLCEWADLDGALLLADDPYAGLNWTAGCLARPEDAGWGVARQT; translated from the coding sequence ATGAGCGCCGGGGCGCCGATGGTGACCTGGGAAACGCTGGAACTGCACACCGCTCAGCCGTTCGGGATTGCGCGGTGGACCCACAGCGTGTACCCGCGCACCTTTGTCACGCTGAGCCAGGGAGGCCTGAGCGGCCAGGGAGAGGCGGCTCCCAATGCGTTTTATGGCGAGACCCGCGGCACGGTGGAGGCCGTGCTGCCGCTGCTGGCAGAGGCGCTGACCGATCCCTGGGACTGGGACGGGCTGCACGCGGCCATGGGGACACGCATGCCACACGACCATCCGAGTGTGAAATGCGCCCTGGAGATGGCAGCCGTCGAGTGGTGTGCGCAGGCGGCGGGGGTGCCGGTCTGGCGGCTGCTTGGCCTGTCGCCAGCGCCGCTGCCGGAAAGCAGTTACACCGTCAGCCTTGCTCCTCTCCCTGATATGCGGCGCCAGGCCCGTGAGGCGGTTGGGCGCGGGCACGGGGTGCTGAAGGTCAAGCTCGGCACCGGACAGGACGAGGACATCCTTGAAGCGCTGCGCGAGGAGGCCCCCGAGGTGGCGTTGCGGGTGGATGCCAACGCGGCCTGGACCCGGGCCCGGGCCAAACGGATGCTGGGGCTGCTGGAGGCCGCGAGGGTGGAATTCGTGGAGCAGCCGCTGGCAGCAGGAGACCTGGAGGGTCACGCCATGCTGCGCGCGGTCTCCCCTGTGCCGATCGTGGCCGACGAGAGCCTGCACCACGTGAGCGACGTCGTGGCGCTGGCCCAGGCCTTCGACGGGGTCAATCTGAAGCTGGCCAAGCTGGGAGGGCCGCTTCAGACGCTGCGTGCTCTGCGGCTGGCCCGGGCCCATGGATTGCAGGTCATGATGGGCTGCATGATCGAAAGCAGCCTGGGGATCGCCGCAGCTGCCCACCTGGCTGGCCTGTGCGAATGGGCTGACCTGGACGGTGCGCTTCTGCTGGCCGACGATCCATACGCCGGACTGAACTGGACGGCTGGATGCCTGGCACGGCCGGAAGATGCTGGCTGGGGAGTCGCCCGGCAGACATGA
- a CDS encoding Gfo/Idh/MocA family protein codes for MTVRVAIIGCGNRGADVYASHLGHQGVQITHLVEPRPGRLWEVAGRYGVAPEACFATWNSFFALGRVADAVVIATPDDAHVEPCLKALSLGYDVLLEKPVCLSPHELPLLLAAEAVSTGRVTVCHVLRATPFFQEIRAVLDSGALGQLVGIQHAENVAYWHYAHSYVRGNWRASPPAAPFVLAKSGHDLDLLRWFAGAPPRTVRSVGGLHHFTPANAPAGASDRCVTCPVHACPYDARGIYTTRSADRWPVTVLTAGGISLEEALESGPYGQCVYLGLNNVADHQAVTVTFANGVVAQLTVSAFTHNNTRTLKLLGSHGELRGHMERGELELHDFRTREPRIWNVPVAGIHGGGDTALVAAWLAFLRGEQGVPTPLHESLDSHRIAFMAEEQRMSAL; via the coding sequence ATGACGGTCCGGGTCGCCATCATTGGCTGCGGCAACCGCGGCGCTGACGTGTACGCCAGCCACCTGGGGCACCAGGGCGTACAGATCACACATCTGGTGGAGCCCCGGCCAGGGCGGCTGTGGGAGGTGGCGGGGCGGTACGGGGTGGCCCCTGAGGCGTGCTTCGCGACCTGGAACTCTTTTTTCGCGCTGGGCCGCGTCGCTGACGCGGTGGTCATCGCCACTCCCGACGACGCCCATGTGGAGCCGTGCCTGAAGGCGCTTTCACTTGGCTACGACGTGCTGCTGGAGAAACCGGTCTGTCTCAGTCCACATGAGCTTCCGCTGCTGCTGGCCGCCGAAGCGGTCTCGACGGGGCGGGTCACGGTGTGTCATGTGCTGCGGGCCACCCCGTTTTTCCAGGAGATCCGCGCCGTGCTGGACTCGGGTGCTCTGGGCCAACTGGTGGGTATCCAGCATGCCGAGAATGTGGCGTACTGGCACTATGCTCATTCGTACGTGCGCGGCAACTGGCGCGCCTCGCCGCCAGCGGCACCCTTTGTGCTGGCCAAGAGCGGCCATGACCTGGATCTGCTGCGCTGGTTTGCTGGAGCGCCGCCACGGACGGTCCGGAGTGTAGGAGGGCTGCACCATTTCACGCCGGCCAACGCGCCTGCGGGTGCCTCCGACCGGTGCGTCACCTGCCCGGTTCATGCCTGTCCGTACGATGCCCGGGGCATCTATACGACTCGTTCGGCAGACCGGTGGCCAGTGACGGTGCTGACGGCCGGCGGGATCTCTCTTGAAGAAGCGCTGGAATCAGGGCCATATGGGCAATGCGTTTATCTGGGTCTCAACAATGTTGCCGACCACCAGGCTGTGACGGTCACCTTCGCCAACGGTGTGGTGGCCCAGCTGACGGTCAGTGCGTTCACTCACAACAATACCCGGACCCTCAAACTGCTTGGGAGCCATGGCGAGCTCCGGGGGCACATGGAACGCGGCGAGCTGGAACTGCACGACTTCCGCACTCGTGAGCCGCGGATCTGGAACGTACCTGTGGCCGGGATTCACGGTGGTGGAGATACGGCGCTGGTCGCCGCGTGGCTGGCCTTTTTGAGGGGTGAACAGGGAGTGCCGACCCCACTGCACGAGTCGCTGGATTCACACCGGATTGCATTTATGGCAGAAGAACAGAGAATGTCGGCTCTTTGA
- a CDS encoding alpha/beta fold hydrolase, giving the protein MVIVPGLGCASWMYIRVSRELSRGRTVYVYDPPGHGHSQGRPDFPRVIEDLTDHLAAWLDIRQLQGTPLFGHSLGAEVIFDLAARYPHLASALVACAPTGIPENPSVTVQLLRLMRDLPRERAGLMLPGIRAYMRSGVNLMYRLSQNQGRHDTGPLLPHIRVPTLLLNGLSDRVIQTWTVNAICDAIPDAVVREIRGGTHALTDSHPRAVSRFTLDFLKEVEK; this is encoded by the coding sequence GTGGTAATCGTTCCTGGTCTGGGATGCGCTTCCTGGATGTATATCCGCGTTTCCCGCGAGCTCTCGCGGGGCCGGACGGTCTATGTCTATGATCCACCGGGCCACGGCCACAGCCAGGGGCGCCCGGATTTTCCTCGCGTCATCGAGGACCTGACCGACCATCTGGCCGCGTGGCTCGATATCCGTCAGCTGCAGGGCACGCCGCTGTTCGGACATTCGCTTGGGGCAGAGGTGATCTTCGACCTGGCTGCGAGGTACCCGCACCTCGCGTCGGCGCTGGTAGCGTGTGCACCCACCGGGATTCCTGAGAATCCCAGTGTGACCGTACAGCTGCTGCGCCTGATGCGCGACCTGCCCCGTGAACGCGCTGGGCTGATGCTGCCAGGAATCCGTGCCTACATGCGCAGCGGCGTCAATCTGATGTACCGGCTCTCGCAAAACCAGGGCAGACATGATACCGGCCCGCTGTTGCCGCATATCCGCGTGCCGACGCTGCTTCTGAATGGTCTGAGTGACCGTGTAATCCAGACCTGGACCGTGAACGCTATCTGTGACGCTATCCCTGATGCGGTGGTGCGTGAGATTAGAGGTGGAACCCACGCCCTGACAGACAGCCATCCTCGCGCGGTTTCGCGATTTACCCTTGATTTTCTCAAAGAAGTCGAGAAGTGA
- a CDS encoding alpha/beta fold hydrolase — MLGGVQIQTFQAAQATLHIQKTGVGPPVVLIHGLSGSSRWWRHNVPALSQEHQVFVLDLAGYGRAWRQRALSVQAASRLIADWLVAEDLVEVTLVGHSMGGHIALRVAALLPERVDRLVLACASGLLKTSPTRAALRLPHAMLVGRPSFVPRIMADALRAGPMNLWHGASDLLRDSVQDLLPQVSARTLVIWGTRDVLVPVALGRTLAAAIPGAKYHEIPRAGHVVMVDAPAAFNRLVLSFMKESEAV; from the coding sequence ATGCTGGGCGGCGTGCAGATTCAGACCTTCCAGGCCGCTCAGGCCACACTGCACATTCAGAAGACCGGTGTCGGACCGCCGGTGGTCCTGATTCACGGATTGAGCGGCTCCAGCCGCTGGTGGCGGCACAACGTCCCTGCACTGTCACAGGAACATCAGGTGTTTGTGCTGGATCTCGCCGGTTATGGCCGGGCGTGGCGCCAGCGGGCCCTGAGCGTGCAGGCCGCCTCCCGGCTGATTGCCGACTGGCTGGTCGCCGAGGACCTGGTAGAGGTGACGCTGGTCGGCCACTCCATGGGCGGGCATATCGCCCTGCGGGTGGCAGCCCTGCTGCCGGAACGGGTGGACCGCCTGGTGCTGGCCTGTGCCAGTGGTCTGCTGAAAACGTCACCCACGCGGGCGGCCCTGAGACTGCCTCACGCCATGCTGGTGGGCCGGCCCTCATTCGTGCCGCGCATCATGGCTGACGCTCTGCGCGCCGGCCCGATGAACCTCTGGCACGGGGCCAGCGACCTTCTGCGCGACAGTGTTCAAGATCTGCTCCCCCAGGTCAGTGCGCGCACGCTGGTGATCTGGGGCACCCGCGACGTGCTGGTGCCGGTTGCCCTCGGGCGGACGCTGGCTGCGGCGATACCTGGCGCCAAATACCACGAGATTCCGCGTGCCGGGCATGTGGTGATGGTTGACGCTCCGGCAGCGTTTAATCGCCTGGTGCTTTCGTTTATGAAAGAAAGTGAAGCGGTTTGA